One window of Amaranthus tricolor cultivar Red isolate AtriRed21 chromosome 13, ASM2621246v1, whole genome shotgun sequence genomic DNA carries:
- the LOC130797782 gene encoding bZIP transcription factor RISBZ4 isoform X2: MNPHKQTLFKAANNPMKRSPSELVLEALVNNKSMATIKDHHHDHHHDYHIPLFDTNYNYYHHHNHQQHDVADFFDPTAGVASADEHLTFDFKTQDTINSFGSGGTFDQQTVSWHQNLTPQQSCPSATIDSQSSICAGSPTSTLVYKPKVGDNQGSYSSEDDEGELEAGQCEQSDDPLQVKRLRRMVSNRESARRSRKRRQAQQQELEMQVDQLNVENSSLFKQLNEAAQQLREATTNNRVLKSDVEAMRAKVKLLEDRVTRGTLNHILQTTLSSPSPQLAASAQNLSRMVNAIAPTMMVQGQETSFDGAFPWPNSSIENENNIANLHDSNATSGSIASNNTISGVSCVTGLWP; this comes from the exons ATGAATCCCCATAAACAAACTCTATTCAAAGCCGCCAATAATCCAATGAAACGCAGCCCATCAGAGTTAGTCCTAGAGGCTCTTGTCAATAACAAATCAATGGCTACTATCAAAgatcatcatcatgatcatcatcatgattATCATATACCTCTCTTTGACACTAATTATAactattatcatcatcataatcatcaacaGCATGATGTAGCCGATTTTTTTGATCCAACGGCTGGTGTTGCATCAGCTGATGAGCATCTTACTTTTGACTTTAAGACTCAG GACACAATCAATAGCTTTGGTAGTGGTGGAACATTTGATCAGCAAACAGTTTCATGGCATCAGAACTTGACCCCACAACAGTCATGTCCATCTGCAACTATTGATTCCCAATCATCTATATGTG CTGGTAGTCCAACTTCGACTCTTGTTTATAAGCCGAAAGTAGGAGATAATCAAGGAAGTTATTCATCAGAGGATGATGAAGGCGAGCTTGAAGCCGGTCAATGTGAGCAGAGTGATGATCCTCTTCAAGTAAAGCGCCTTCGAAG GATGGTTTCAAATAGGGAGTCAGCTCGTCGATCTAGAAAAAGGAGACAAGCACAACAACAAGAATTGGAGATGCAG GTTGATCAACTCAATGTGGAGAATAGTTCTCTTTTTAAGCAGTTGAATGAAGCAGCTCAGCAGCTTAGAGAAGCCACAACAAACAATAGAGTACTCAAGTCGGATGTTGAAGCTATGAGAGCCAAG GTGAAATTACTCGAAGACCGGGTGACTCGAGGCACTTTAAACCATATTTTACAAACAACTCTTAGTTCTCCATCACCCCAATTGGCAGCTAGTGCACAAAACTTATCTCGGATGGTGAATGCTATTGCCCCAACGATGATGGTGCAAGGGCAAGAGACATCTTTCGATGGGGCATTTCCATGGCCGAATTCCAGCATTGAGAACGAAAATAACATTGCAAATTTGCATGATAGCAATGCCACGAGTGGAAGCATAGCGAGTAATAACACAATTAGTGGTGTTAGTTGTGTGACCGGACTTTGGCCTTGA
- the LOC130797783 gene encoding uncharacterized protein LOC130797783 — protein MADFKLLPLSIFLLFSLIFSAVIANSDASQVIEEVRSDSKDDSSALNLQFEQLESKIQILEARLDESSTNIKRKDEKIAQLETVVQEKSDTVALLQSEIEAAQKKGTSDVEEQVGKAHARASELQKQFDKLKREIEGQKKEKEALEARTKESEIKIQELSSKLDKLQKINEEQKSRIRKTERALQVAEEEMMKAKLEATSRSKELMEVHGSWLPPWLLDHLLRSWSFIEVEWNDHGKPVMEVLIQKTLEKKDQAEKWAQPHIETIKTKLVPAMKEQWVLVTEYVEPHVQTLTEKSAEAFEASKNAVKPHIINVQELADPYYQEVKKFSKPYIDQAATVAKPHVEKARTILNPYTKKAVHAYGKFLESATVYHNQVQTTVHEKLKQHEVTRHLATKELVWFVASALLALPVIVVFRICSAMFCKKSTKPARHSHGHHGRRKGKRGHSDK, from the exons atgGCGGATTTTAAACTTCTTCCTTTGTCCATTTTTCTGCTGTTTTCGCTGATTTTCAGCGCCGTTATTGCCAACTCTGATGCTTCGCAAGTCATCGAGGAAGTTCGATCGGATTCTAAGGATGATTCTTCCGCTCTTAACCTCCAATTCGAACAACTTGAGTCCAAGATCCAAATTTTAG AGGCTCGCCTTGATGAGAGCAGTACTAATATAAAAAGAAAGGATGAGAAAATAGCACAATTGGAGACTGTTGTTCAGGAGAAGTCGGACACTGTTGCGTTATTGCAAAGCGAGATAGAGGCTGCTCAG AAAAAGGGTACATCAGATGTTGAGGAACAGGTCGGGAAGGCGCATGCTCGTGCAAGTGAATTGCAGAAGCAG TTTGACAAATTGAAGAGGGAAATTGAAGGACAGAAAAAGGAAAAGGAGGCCTTGGAAGCTCGAACAAAAGAATCTGAGATCAAGATTCAGGAGCTGAGTTCGAAATTGGATAAG CTCCAGAAGATAAATGAGGAACAGAAGAGCAGAATACGTAAAACTGAGCGTGCCCTTCAAGTGGCAGAG GAAGAGATGATGAAGGCCAAGTTAGAGGCCACGTCAAGAAGTAAGGAGTTGATGGAG GTACATGGTTCTTGGCTTCCACCATGGCTATTAGATCATTTGCTTCGCTCATGG TCCTTCATAGAGGTGGAATGGAATGATCATGGAAAACCTGTCATGGAGGTTTTGATTCAGAAG ACTTTGGAGAAGAAGGATCAAGCCGAAAAATGGGCTCAACCTCATATTGAAACTATTAAAACT AAATTGGTCCCAGCTATGAAGGAGCAGTGGGTGCTGGTAACGGAATATGTAGAACCGCATGTGCAGACACTGACAGAAAAATCTGCTGAAGCATTTGAAGCATCTAAAAATGCTGTCAAGCCACACATCATTAATGTACAAGAGTTGGCAGACCCTTATTATCAG GAAGTGAAGAAATTTAGTAAGCCATACATTGATCAGGCTGCCACTGTGGCAAAACCTCATGTCGAAAAAGCTAGGACTATCTTGAATCCGTATACTAAGAAGGCAGTTCATGCATATGGGAAATTTCTTGAATCGGCAACTGTATATCATAATCAGGTAC AAACTACGGTTCATGAAAAGCTGAAGCAGCATGAGGTCACAAGACATTTAGCAACGAAGGAGCTGGTTTGGTTTGTG GCTTCTGCTCTTTTGGCCCTTCCTGTCATTGTTGTATTTAGAATTTGCTCGGCAATGTTCTG CAAAAAATCTACAAAGCCTGCTCGACATTCCCACGGGCATCATGGACGTCGCAAGGGTAAAAGGGGACATTCAGACAAATAG
- the LOC130797785 gene encoding 60S ribosomal protein L44, producing MVNVPKVKKTYCKNKECKKHTTHKVTQYKKGKDSLAAQGKRRYDRKQSGYGGQTKPVFHKKAKTTKKIVLRLQCQSCKHVSQHPIKRCKHFEIGGDKKGKGTSLF from the exons ATG GTGAACGTACCTAAGGTGAAGAAGACCTACTGCAAGAACAAGGAGTGCAAGAAGCACACCACCCACAAGGTGACTCAATACAAAAAGGGTAAGGATAGTTTGGCTGCTCAAGGAAAAAGACGTTATGATCGCAAACAATCAGGTTATGGTGGTCAGACTAAGCCCGTCTTTCACAAGAAG GCCAAGACTACCAAGAAGATTGTGTTGAGGCTACAGTGCCAGTCATGCAAGCATGTGTCACAGCACCCCATCAAG CGTTGCAAGCACTTTGAGATCGGTGGAGACAAGAAGGGCAAGGGAACTTCACTCTTTTAA
- the LOC130797782 gene encoding basic leucine zipper 9 isoform X1 — MNPHKQTLFKAANNPMKRSPSELVLEALVNNKSMATIKDHHHDHHHDYHIPLFDTNYNYYHHHNHQQHDVADFFDPTAGVASADEHLTFDFKTQQDTINSFGSGGTFDQQTVSWHQNLTPQQSCPSATIDSQSSICAGSPTSTLVYKPKVGDNQGSYSSEDDEGELEAGQCEQSDDPLQVKRLRRMVSNRESARRSRKRRQAQQQELEMQVDQLNVENSSLFKQLNEAAQQLREATTNNRVLKSDVEAMRAKVKLLEDRVTRGTLNHILQTTLSSPSPQLAASAQNLSRMVNAIAPTMMVQGQETSFDGAFPWPNSSIENENNIANLHDSNATSGSIASNNTISGVSCVTGLWP; from the exons ATGAATCCCCATAAACAAACTCTATTCAAAGCCGCCAATAATCCAATGAAACGCAGCCCATCAGAGTTAGTCCTAGAGGCTCTTGTCAATAACAAATCAATGGCTACTATCAAAgatcatcatcatgatcatcatcatgattATCATATACCTCTCTTTGACACTAATTATAactattatcatcatcataatcatcaacaGCATGATGTAGCCGATTTTTTTGATCCAACGGCTGGTGTTGCATCAGCTGATGAGCATCTTACTTTTGACTTTAAGACTCAG CAGGACACAATCAATAGCTTTGGTAGTGGTGGAACATTTGATCAGCAAACAGTTTCATGGCATCAGAACTTGACCCCACAACAGTCATGTCCATCTGCAACTATTGATTCCCAATCATCTATATGTG CTGGTAGTCCAACTTCGACTCTTGTTTATAAGCCGAAAGTAGGAGATAATCAAGGAAGTTATTCATCAGAGGATGATGAAGGCGAGCTTGAAGCCGGTCAATGTGAGCAGAGTGATGATCCTCTTCAAGTAAAGCGCCTTCGAAG GATGGTTTCAAATAGGGAGTCAGCTCGTCGATCTAGAAAAAGGAGACAAGCACAACAACAAGAATTGGAGATGCAG GTTGATCAACTCAATGTGGAGAATAGTTCTCTTTTTAAGCAGTTGAATGAAGCAGCTCAGCAGCTTAGAGAAGCCACAACAAACAATAGAGTACTCAAGTCGGATGTTGAAGCTATGAGAGCCAAG GTGAAATTACTCGAAGACCGGGTGACTCGAGGCACTTTAAACCATATTTTACAAACAACTCTTAGTTCTCCATCACCCCAATTGGCAGCTAGTGCACAAAACTTATCTCGGATGGTGAATGCTATTGCCCCAACGATGATGGTGCAAGGGCAAGAGACATCTTTCGATGGGGCATTTCCATGGCCGAATTCCAGCATTGAGAACGAAAATAACATTGCAAATTTGCATGATAGCAATGCCACGAGTGGAAGCATAGCGAGTAATAACACAATTAGTGGTGTTAGTTGTGTGACCGGACTTTGGCCTTGA